The proteins below come from a single Trachemys scripta elegans isolate TJP31775 chromosome 16, CAS_Tse_1.0, whole genome shotgun sequence genomic window:
- the TRMT1 gene encoding tRNA (guanine(26)-N(2))-dimethyltransferase has protein sequence MKAEFALLAWFMRRCIRQPGRTVTNQLTGRGRRFPPPEDLPARKLCPSKDMEGQCPQEANGSHPEQSEERLPTSDLAMDAGSCAGPVKTGETVIAEGKAKIIFPSANEVFYNPVQEFNRDLTCAVITEFIRLQLSAKGIQIAVPGEEKVEKVVVDLSEGEEAGSEPAPDEEGPARAVAAVGEVCKEGVRILEALAASGLRSIRFAKEVPGLRAVVANDFSSKAVELMTRNVHFNGVGHLVTSSLADARMLMYQQKAEKHPFDIIDLDPYGSPATFLDAAVQAVSEGGLLCVTCTDMAVMAGNSGETCYSKYGAMSIKGKFCHEMALRIILHSLDLRANCYQRYIVPLLAVSADFYIRVFVRVFTGQATVKASASKQALVYNCVGCGTHHFQRLGKMTSHGSNFKYSAASGPPVGPSCEHCHQRHQLGGPMWAEPLHDPAFVQRVLSALGSNPGRFGTQDRIQGVLSMVTEELSDVPLYYTLDCLSSTIHCNTPSLLQFRSALLHAGYRVSLSHACKNAIKTDAPPSVLWDIMRCWERLHPVKRERLSDTSPAFHILSVEPTLQASFTVREDANPKSRKQGLKRFQENPEAYWGPKARAKAGGGISTSLQDKRKLHQNKRKERAEDGGHLKNIPCKRLKEGSGAGAEKCCPSPEPAPEPVKTDSPPQ, from the exons TGGAAGGGGCCGGAGATTCCCGCCACCCGAAGATCTGCCAGCCAGAAAGCTCTGTCCTTCCAAGGACATGGAGGGGCAATGCCCACAGGAAGCCAATGGCTCCCATCCAGAGCAGAGTGAGGAGCGGCTGCCTACATCTGACCTAGCGATGGACGCTGGGAGCTGCGCTGGCCCCGTGAAAACTGGGGAGACGGTGATTGCGGAGGGGAAAGCGAAGATCATCTTCCCCAGTGCCAACGAAGTGTTCTACAACCCCGTGCAAGAGTTTAACCGAGACCTGAC GTGTGCCGTGATCACAGAATTCATTCGCCTTCAGCTTTCGGCCAAGGGGATTCAGA TTGCCGTCCCAGGAGAGGAGAAGGTGGAGAAGGTGGTTGTGGATCTTTCCGAAGGGGAGGAGGCTGGGTCGGAACCAGCGCCCGACGAGGAGGGGCCAGCGCGGGCAGTGGCGGCAGTGGGAGAAGTGTGCAAG GAAGGAGTGCGGATCTTGGAGGCCTTGGCCGCCTCGGGGCTCCGCTCCATCCGCTTTGCCAAGGAGGTGCCTGGCCTCCGGGCCGTGGTGGCCAACGATTTCTCCTCCAAAGCCGTCGAGCTCATGACGAGGAACGTCCACTTCAATGGAGTCGGGCACCTGGTGACGTCGAGCTTGGCCGATGCCAG GATGCTGATGTATCAGCAGAAGGCGGAGAAGCATCCGTTCGACATCATCGACCTGGATCCGTACGGCAGCCCTGCCACCTTCCTGGACGCCGCCGTGCAGGCGGTGAGTGAAGGag GCCTGCTATGCGTGACCTGCACCGACATGGCAGTGATGGCCGGGAACAGCGGGGAGACGTGTTACAGCAAGTACGGAGCCATGTCCATCAAGGGCAAGTTCTGCCACGAGAtg GCCCTGCGGATCATCTTGCACAGCCTGGACCTGCGAGCCAACTGCTACCAGCGCTACATCGTGCCGCTGCTGGCGGTCAGCGCCGACTTCTACATCCGGGTCTTCGTGCGGGTCTTCACCGGCCAGGCCACCGTGAAAGCCTCTGCCAG CAAACAGGCCCTGGTGTATAACTGTGTGGGCTGCGGGACGCACCACTTCCAGAGACTCGGCAAGATGACCAGCCACGGGAGCAA TTTTAAATACTCGGCTGCCTCTGGCCCCCCAGTGGGCCCCTCCTGTGAGCACTGCCACCAGCGGCACCAG CTGGGTGGCCCCATGTGGGCAGAGCCCCTCCACGACCCAGCTTTTGTCCAGAGGGTCCTGTCGGCCTTGGGGAGCAACCCGGGACGGTTCGGGACACAGGATCGGATCCAGGGGGTGCTCAGCATGGTGACCGAG GAGCTGAGCGACGTCCCGTTGTACTACACCCTCGACTGCCTGAGCAGTACCATCCActgcaacaccccctccctgctgcagttCAG ATCCGCCCTCCTCCACGCCGGCTACCGCGTGTCGCTCTCCCATGCCTGCAAGAACGCCATCAAGACGGACGCGCCGCCTTCCGTCCTCTGGGACATCATGAGATGCtgg GAGAGACTCCATCCCGTGAAGAGAGAGCGACTCTCGGACACCAGCCCAGCCTTCCACATCCTCTCCGTGGAGCCCAC gctgcaggcatccTTCACCGTCCGCGAGGACGCCAACCCCAAATCCAGGAAGCAGGGTCTGAAACGATTCCAGGAGAATCCCGAAGCGTACTGGGGCCCTAAAGCCAGAGCGAAAGCAGG gggcggcatttcCACCTCCCTGCAGGACAAGCGGAAGCTGCATCAGAACAAGCGGAAGGAGAGAGCGGAGGACGGGGGCCACTTGAAAAACATCCCCTGCAAAAGGCTCAAGGAG GGGAGCGGCGCGGGGGCTGAGAAGTGCTGTCCCTCCCCTGAACCGGCCCCAGAGCCCGTGAAGACCGACAGCCCCCCCCAGTAG